ATCATCGACCCCGACGGCATGGGCGCGAACTGGATCTTCCGCACCGTCGGACCGTTCATCCTCCCGCTGCTCTTCCAGCCGGCGGCCGCCGGAGCGAACCCGACCCTGTACGCCGCCACGCTGGCCGAGCCCGGGTCCTACACCGGACCGCAGTGGATCGGCGAGAGCCGCGGACCGATCGGACCCGCCCGACTCAACCCGTACGCCGAGGACGACGACCTCGCTGCCCGCCTCTGGAAGGAGAGCGAGGCTGCGACCGGGGTGACGTTCGCGTTCTGAGCCGGTAACTCGCTCGCGGTTGTCGGTCGCGGCGGTGACACTGAACGCATGACCGAGCAGGCCGAGGTGACCCAGCAGGGGCGTCCGCTCCCCCGCGCACTGACGCCGTTCCGGTCTCCGTCGTACCGCAAGCTCGCGCTGGCACTGGTGCTCCAGACGCTGGCGGCCGGCGTCTGGGTGGTCGCGCTGGTCTGGGAGGTCATCCGGATCGGTGGCGGACCGGGACAGCTCTCGATCGTCTCCACCTGCGCCGCGGTCGGCGTGGTGCTGCCGGCCCTCCTCGGTGGCGTGGTCGCCGACCGCATCCCGCAGAAGTCGATCCTGCTCGTCGTCGCGACCATCGAGCTCGCCGGGATGGCCCTGGTCGCGCTGCTGTCCCTGACCGGCACCACCGAGATCTGGCACCTCGCGGTGGTCTCGTTCGTCAGCGGCGCCGGGATGGCGTTCTACTACCCGGCGTACTCGGCGTGGCTGCCCGCCATGGTCGCCGAGGAGGACCTGCTCGCCGTCAACGGATTCGAGGGCATGGTCCGCCCGACCATCGGCCAGGCGATCGGTCCCGGCCTCGCCGGGGTCATCGTGGGCGCCGCGTCACCGGGCAGCGCCTTCACCGTCGCCGCGGTCTGCTCCGCCGCCGGGGTGCTCGCCCTCGCGGTGGTGCCGAAGACACCCGTACGCCGCGACCTGGAGGCCCTCACCGAGCAGCACCCGGTCGCCTCCGCGATCAGCGACATGGCCGAGGGGTTCCGCTACATGGTGCGCACGCCCTGGCTGCTCGCCACGCTGCTGTTCGCCTCCCTCATGGTCCTGGTCATGATGGGTCCGCTCGAGGTGCTGGTGCCGTTCCTCATCAAGGACAAGCTCGGTGGCGGCCCGCGCGACCACGCCCTGGTGCTCGCCGCCTTCGGCGTCGGCGGCGCTATCGGCTCGATCATCATGGCGTCGCGCCCGATGCCACGGCGCTACCTCACGGTGATGAACCTGATGTGGGGTGTCGGCTGCGTTCCGTTCGTCGTGATGGGCGTGACCTCGCACATCTGGGTCGTGGTCGCCTGCGGTTTCGTGCTCGGCGTGCTCTTCTCCGGGCCGATGGTGATCTGGGGGACACTGCTGCAGCGCCGGGTGCCGCCCGACCTGCTGGGACGGGTCGCCTCGCTCGACTTCTTCGTCTCGGTCAGCCTGATGCCGGTGTCGATGGCGCTGGCCGGTCCGGTCGCCGACCTCATCGGTCTGCGCACGACGTTCTTCATCGCGGGCATCGCGCCCACGGTGTTCGCGGTCGCAGCGATCCTGCTCTGGCGTCTGCCCGAGGACGAGATCGCGAACCCGCTGACCTAGGCATCGCCCACCGGTGCGGCCTAGGCTCCGGCCATGTCGACTCAGACCGGCCTCGCCGTCGCCGCGATGACACTGAGCATCGCGAGCGTGGTGCTGTCCGGCTGGTTCACGAACCGCTCGATCAAGATCCGGCACGAGCTGGAGGACCAGCGCGAGCGCGACCTCCGGCAGGCGACCGCGCAGGAGGCGGCCGGCCGGGTCTACGAGCCGCTGGCGCAGGCGGCCGCCGAGCTGCAGTCACGCATCTACAACATCGTGCGGACCGGGTGGGTGCCGCTGGTCGAGCGCTACCAGTCGCATGGCGACTACGTCGTCACCAGCACCTCGTTCCTGTTCGCGCACTACTTCGGCTGGATCGAAGCGCGCCGCCAGGTGGTGCTCAGCTCCAGCGGCGAGGGCGACCGGGACCCGAGGGTCTCGAAGCTGATCCACGCCGTCCGCTCCACGCTCCGCGAGAGCCAGTACGACGAGGGATTCCTGTTCTTCAACGTCGAGCAGCGCGCGATCGGCGAGCTGATGTTCAGCTGGGACGTCATCGAGGACATCGGCCGCCTCCCTCGGGTGATGGGGTACGCCGAGTTCGTCGCGAAGTTCGAGAAGGACGAGTCGTTCCGCCGCTGGTTCAAACCGGTCGTGGCCGGCATCGAGCACATCGCGGAGTCCGAGAACTACGGGCGCCTGATCGAGATCCACGCCGAGCTGATCGCGCTGATCAAGGAGCTGGACCCGAAGAACAGGTACACGACCCGCTACGAGCTTCGACAGATCAGCCCCGAGAGCTGATCCGTACGACGGGGCTAGCGCCCTGCCGGAACTGCCGGTCGAGGCGCCGTGGGCGCATCGAGGTGTGCGACGACGAACTCGCAGGCGATGCCGAGCACGATGAGGAAGAGGCCGATCCCGAGTCCAATTGCCATGGTGAGCTCCTGGCGGACAGTGCACGGGAAAACCCGTGGCGGCTGAGTTCTACGGTCCTCCCGTCACTACCCGAACACCCGCAGGTCATGCGGCGTGTCGTCAGACTGTTTCCGGGGCCCGGGTCGGGGTCTCGTCGTGCAGGACCGACGGGGGAACGCGCAGGACCTTGGCGACCCAGTCGGGCAGGTACCAGTTCCACTTGCCGAACAGGGAGACCAGGGACGGCACCAGGAGCGACCGCACGACCGTCGCGTCGAGCAGGATGCCGACACCGAGTCCGGTCGCCATGATCTTGAGATCCGTCCCGGGTCCGGAGGCGAGCGCGGCGAAGGCCAGGAACAGGATCAGCGCAGCACTCGTGACCAGCCGGCCCGTGCGTCCGATCCCTTCGATCACGGCCTCGTCGGTGTTGTGCCCGTTGTCGTACTCCTCGCGGATCCGGGCGAGGATGAACACCTCGTAGTCCATGGACAGCCCGAAGAGGAACGCGAACAGCATCAGCGGCACCCAGAAGGTGATCGCGCCCGTCTCCTGGATCCCGAAGAGCTCGTCGGACCCGAAGCCGTCCTGCCAGAACAGGCGCATCGCGCCGTACACGGCCGCGAGCGAGACCAGGTTCAGCAGGACCGCCTTGAGCGGCAGCAGCAACGACCGGAACGCGCGCACCAGCAGCACGAACGTGAGCAGCGTGATGATGGCGAGCACCAGCGGGAAGTTGCCGTAGACGCCGTGCAGGAAGTCGACCTGC
The DNA window shown above is from Marmoricola sp. OAE513 and carries:
- a CDS encoding MFS transporter encodes the protein MTEQAEVTQQGRPLPRALTPFRSPSYRKLALALVLQTLAAGVWVVALVWEVIRIGGGPGQLSIVSTCAAVGVVLPALLGGVVADRIPQKSILLVVATIELAGMALVALLSLTGTTEIWHLAVVSFVSGAGMAFYYPAYSAWLPAMVAEEDLLAVNGFEGMVRPTIGQAIGPGLAGVIVGAASPGSAFTVAAVCSAAGVLALAVVPKTPVRRDLEALTEQHPVASAISDMAEGFRYMVRTPWLLATLLFASLMVLVMMGPLEVLVPFLIKDKLGGGPRDHALVLAAFGVGGAIGSIIMASRPMPRRYLTVMNLMWGVGCVPFVVMGVTSHIWVVVACGFVLGVLFSGPMVIWGTLLQRRVPPDLLGRVASLDFFVSVSLMPVSMALAGPVADLIGLRTTFFIAGIAPTVFAVAAILLWRLPEDEIANPLT